The region CAAGATGGCGGCGGTTTCCACCATCTCGACCATGAAGGTGGAGCGCCCGCGCGCCAGATCATCGGCCGCCCCCACCCGCGAGAACAGGCGATCGACTACCCCCAGATGCGCCTGATCGGCGGGCACAAACGAGCCCATTTGCGCCATCAAGACGATCAGGGCGTTTTGCCGCAGGAACGTCGATTTACCGGCCATGTTGGGACCGGTGAGCAGCCACAGGCGTTGCCCGGGGCCCAGGTCGCAGGCATTGCCGACAAACGCCCCCTCGCCCGAAGCCTTGAGCGCCGCTTCCACCACCGGGTGGCGGGCGTTGACCAGGGAAAAGGCCAGTGAGCGATCGAGCACCGGCCGGCAATAACGCTCGGTTTCGGCCAGTTCGGCCAGGGCCAGCAGCACATCGAGTTGCGCCAAGCCGTCGGCGGCCGCCGCGATCCCTTCGGCCTCGGCCAGCACCGCGTCGCGCAACTCGGCAAACAGGTCCTGTTCCAGGGCCAAGGCGCGCTCGGCGGCGCCACGGATGCGGTCCTCCAGGTCGGCGAGATCCACGGTGGTGAAGCGAACCTGGCTGGCCAGGGTTTGCCGGTGCATGAAGGGATTGGTCTGTCCCTCGGCCCCGCGCGCCCCCATCAGGCGGTCGGCCCGCCCGGCCGGCACCTCAATAAAGTAGCCCAGCACATTATTGTGCTTGATCTTGAGGGTGTTGATCCCGGTCTCCTCGACGTAGCGGGCCTGAAGCGCGGCAATCAGACGGCGGCTTTCGTCGCGCAGGGCCCGGGCCTCGTCGAGACCGGCGTGAAACCCGGGATGGATAAAGCCGCCATCACGCGCCAGCACCGGCAGGTCGTCGGCCAGGGCCCGGCCCAGAAGATCGACCAAGGCATCGTGCTGCCCCAGGGCGGCCAGGGCGCTACTCACGTCCGACGGTAGGGCATGCAGGCCGCCCCCCAACGCGCCAATGCCCAGCCGCAGGGCCGGGACCCGCGCCAAACCATCGCGCACGGCGGCCAGATCGCGCGGCCCGCCCCGGCCCAGCGACAGCCGCGACAAGGCCCGGGCAATATCGGGACAGCCGGTCAGCAGACCGCGCAACTCGGTGCGGGCCTCGGTTGCGCCCACGAACAAGGCCACCCCGTCGAGGCGCTGGTTCAGGACCTCGGGATCGGTCAACGGCGCGGCCAGACGCTCGGCCAGCAAACGGGCCCCGGGACCGGTCACGGTGCGGTCAAGGGTGGCGAGCAGGCTGCCCTTGCGCCCGCCGGTCAAGGTCTCGAAAAGCTCCAGATTGCGCCGGGTCGCGGGATCAATCGCCATGACCGCGCTTTCGTCGAGCCGACGCGGCGGCGACAGCCGGGGCAAGCGCCCGGCCTGGGTCAAGGTGACGTAATCAATCACCGCGCCGAGCGCCGCGATCTCGGCCCGGCCAAAATCACCAAAGGCATCCAGGGCGCCCACGGCAAAGACCTCGTGCAGGCGCTTGCGGGCGTTTTCACTGTCAAAGCGGCTGGCGGGCAGGGGGCTCACCACCGGCTTGACCGACACCAGCGCCTCGGCAAAAGCCGGATCCGCGCTCAGGGTGTCGGGCAAGATCAGCTCGCCCGGGGCCAAGCGGGCCAGGGCCGGGCCCAAGGTGGCCACGTCCAGGGCCTGGGCCCCCAGGGCGCCGGTTGACACATCGACCCAGGCCAGCCCCAAGGTCTCGCGCTGACGGACCAAGGCCGCCAGATAATTGGGCCGGCGGGCGTCAAGCAAGGTGTCCTCGGTCAAGGTGCCCGGGGTCACGGTGCGCACCACGGCGCGGGCCACCACCGCCTTGGCGCCGCGCTGACGCCGGGCTTCGGCCGGGTCCTCGATCTGCTCGCAGATGACCACCTTGTGCCCGGCCCGGATCAGGCGCGCGAGATAGCTTTCGTGGGAATGCACCGGCACGCCGCACATGGGGATGTCGGCGCCTTGATGCTTGCCCCGCTTGGTCAGGGCAATATCGAGGGTGCGCGACGCCGCCACCGCGTCGTCAAAGAACATCTCGTAAAAATCGCCCATGCGGTAGAATAACAGGCCGTCCGGGTTCTGGGCCTTCAAGCTCAGATACTGCCCCATCATGGGCGTGACATCGCCGATCTCGGCGGTCTCGGGCTCGGGAGCGGAGGTCATGGCTTGATCCTGATGAGACGGTGAACAATCCTGGCCCCGCGAAAAAAGCCCGTGGCGTCGTAGCGGGCAAGAGGAAAAGAGAAGGCTGGGGAGGCGGGCCTCCCCAGACCCCTCCGATCCTGGGGCATTCCTCGACGCGAAGGGCCCGCCGGACCGTGGGGTCTGGGGAGGCCCGCCTCCCCAGCCTTCTCTCTTTCCCAATCCCCCGACCGCGTTCGGTCAAGCGACGCACGCGAGGCTAGGCTTTTGCGCTGGGCTCGGGCACAATAATGGGTGTGGGGAGGTGGATGGCTTTTCAACCTTTTGGTACGTGATGGCGGTTTTTCGCCGGCCGTGACCAAGGGCCTTGGTGATCCCGTCCCGCCCCTCTCCCGACGTCCGGTCCGCGTTCCTCTCCTCCTTGGTGGTTTCCTGGGAGTGTGGGGACGCCGCCTTCCCCCGAGCGGCGAGGGCCGTTTCCCTTCTGTCCACTCAGGATCAAGGCCTCCATGGTCAACGACAGCAAACGCAATCTGGAGCGCGAGGCGCTTTTGTTCCATTCCACCGGGCGTCCGGGGAAGATTGAGATTCATCCAACCAAGCCGCTGGCCACGCAGCGCGACCTTTCGCTGGCCTATTCGCCGGGCGTGGCCGCGCCGTGCCTGGAGATCGCGCGCGACCCCAGCACGGCCTACGACTACACGGCCAAGGGTAATCTGGTGGCGGTGATCTCCAATGGCACGGCGGTGCTGGGCCTGGGGGATCTGGGGGCGCTGGCCGGCAAGCCGGTGATGGAAGGCAAGGCGGTTTTGTTTAAGGCCTTTGCCGATGTCGATGGCATTGATCTGGAGGTGGACACCCGCGACGTCGAGGAGTTCATCAACTGCGTGCGCTATCTCGGACCCAGCTTCGGCGGCATCAACCTGGAAGACATCAAGGCACCCGAGTGCTTCATCATTGAAAGCCGGCTGCGCGAGTTGATGGACATTCCGGTGTTCCACGACGACCAGCACGGCACGGCGATCATTGCCACGGCCGGATTCTTGAATGCGCTGGACCTGACCGGGCGCAAGATCAGCGACGTGCGGCTGGTGGTGAACGGGGCCGGGGCGGCGGCCATTGCCTGCGTCGAGTTGGTCAAGGCGGTCGGTCTGCCGCACGAAAACGTCATTTTGTGTGATTCCAAGGGAGTGGTTCATCGCGGCCGCACCGATTTGAACCAGTGGAAGTCGGCCCACGCCCAGGACACGCCGCTGCGTACCTTGGAGGAGGCCCTGGCCGGGGCGGATGCGTTCTTTGGCCTGTCGGTCAAGGGAGCGGTGACGCCGGCCATGGTCGCGGTCATGGCGCCGCGCCCGATCATTTTTGCCATGGCCAACCCGGATCCCGAGATCACGCCCGAGGACGTGCGCTCGGTACGCCAAGATGCCATCATGGCCACCGGTCGCTCGGACTATCCCAACCAGATCAACAACGTTCTGGGCTTCCCCTACATCTTCCGGGGCGCGCTTGATGTGCGGGCCCGCACCATCAACGACGAGATGAAGATCGCGGCGGCCAAGGCCATCGCCGCGCTGGCCCGCGAGGACGTACCCGACGAGGTGGCGGCGGCCTATGCCGGACGGCGGCTGCGCTATGGGCCGGACTACATCATCCCGGTGCCCTTTGACCCCCGGCTGATTGCCGCCATTCCGCCGGCGGTGGCGGAAGCGGCGATGCGCTCGGGCGTGGCGCGCCGGCCGATCATCGACATGGAAAGCTACCGCCGCGAGCTGTCGGCCCGTCTGGATCCGACGGCGGCCAGCCTTCAGGCCCTGGCCGCCGAGGTACAGACCCGGCCGCAGCGGGTGGTGTTCGCCGAGGGCGAGGAAGAAAAGATGATCCGCGCCGCCCTGGCGTTTCGCAACGCCGGCTATGGCACGCCGATCCTCATTGGGCGCGAGGAGCGCATTCGCGAGACCATCACCAGCCTGGGCCTGGGCACCACCCTCGACGGTTTGGAGATCCAAAACGCCAAGCTGTCCTACCACACCAAGCACTATACCGATTTTATGTATCGCCGGTTGCAGCGACGCGGCAGCCTGTACCGCGACGTCCAGCGCATGGTCAACCAAGACCGCAACGTGTTCGCGGCCTGCATGGTGGCGCTGGAGGATGCGGATGCCATGGTCACCGGGACCACGCGCCACTTCCATTCCTGCTTGAACGACGTGTTGCGGGTGGTGGATCCAACCCCCAACGAGTTGGTGTTCTCGGTGACGCTGATGATCGCGCGCGGGCGCACCGTGTTCATTGCCGACACCAACGTGCACGAGGCGCCGACCGCCGAGGAACTGGCCGACATCGCCACCCAGGCGGCGGCGCTGGCCCGGCGCATGGGCCACGAGCCCCGGGTGGCCCTGCTGTCGTACTCGACCTTTGGGGCGCCGGTGGGCCGCACCCCCGATCGCTCGCGCCAAGCGGTGGCGATTTTGGAGGAGCGCCGGGTGACCTTTGAGTTCGAGGGCGAAATTGGCGCCCACGTCGCGCTCGATCCTGAACTTTTGTCTTTGTATCCATTCTGTCGCTTGTCGGGACCGGCGAATGTGCTGATCATGCCCGGTCTGCACTCGGCCAACATCTCGTCCAAGCTGTTGCAAAAGATGGGCGGGGCCACGGCCATTGGACCGATCCTGATGGGGCTGTCGCGGCCCTGCCAGATCGTGCCCATGGATGCCACCGTGTCGGACATCTTGCACATGGCCACGGTGGCCGCCGCCGAGGCGGGACGCTAAGACCCCGGGGAGGAGGGCTTCCCGGGATCCTTTGACCCAAGGGAGAACGGGAATGGAGCGCCAGACACCAGGAGTCGGCCGCTTGATGCGGGCGGGGGCGATGATCTCCGTACCGGCGGCGGCCACGGTGTTGGGGCTTGCGGTTTTTGGCTGGGTCTCGGTGGGAGCGGCCGTGGGGTCGGTCTTGCTGATCTGGTTTTTGACCGCCCTCCTTCTGCGCTTTGCCTTTCGCGACCTGCTGGCGGTGGCGCGCCATTTGC is a window of Pararhodospirillum photometricum DSM 122 DNA encoding:
- the mutS gene encoding DNA mismatch repair protein MutS; this translates as MTSAPEPETAEIGDVTPMMGQYLSLKAQNPDGLLFYRMGDFYEMFFDDAVAASRTLDIALTKRGKHQGADIPMCGVPVHSHESYLARLIRAGHKVVICEQIEDPAEARRQRGAKAVVARAVVRTVTPGTLTEDTLLDARRPNYLAALVRQRETLGLAWVDVSTGALGAQALDVATLGPALARLAPGELILPDTLSADPAFAEALVSVKPVVSPLPASRFDSENARKRLHEVFAVGALDAFGDFGRAEIAALGAVIDYVTLTQAGRLPRLSPPRRLDESAVMAIDPATRRNLELFETLTGGRKGSLLATLDRTVTGPGARLLAERLAAPLTDPEVLNQRLDGVALFVGATEARTELRGLLTGCPDIARALSRLSLGRGGPRDLAAVRDGLARVPALRLGIGALGGGLHALPSDVSSALAALGQHDALVDLLGRALADDLPVLARDGGFIHPGFHAGLDEARALRDESRRLIAALQARYVEETGINTLKIKHNNVLGYFIEVPAGRADRLMGARGAEGQTNPFMHRQTLASQVRFTTVDLADLEDRIRGAAERALALEQDLFAELRDAVLAEAEGIAAAADGLAQLDVLLALAELAETERYCRPVLDRSLAFSLVNARHPVVEAALKASGEGAFVGNACDLGPGQRLWLLTGPNMAGKSTFLRQNALIVLMAQMGSFVPADQAHLGVVDRLFSRVGAADDLARGRSTFMVEMVETAAILHQATERSLVILDEIGRGTATYDGLSIAWATVESLHDTTRCRALFATHYHELTVLAKRLDQLSCHTLRVREWKGEVVFLHEVGPGAADRSYGIHVARLAGLPDAVLARAEEVLATLERGDTTPSPARLVEDLPLFAAARPRSVPASAPPPPVPPSPVEDALRSLSPDDLSPREALDTLYRLRALLR
- a CDS encoding NADP-dependent malic enzyme; this encodes MVNDSKRNLEREALLFHSTGRPGKIEIHPTKPLATQRDLSLAYSPGVAAPCLEIARDPSTAYDYTAKGNLVAVISNGTAVLGLGDLGALAGKPVMEGKAVLFKAFADVDGIDLEVDTRDVEEFINCVRYLGPSFGGINLEDIKAPECFIIESRLRELMDIPVFHDDQHGTAIIATAGFLNALDLTGRKISDVRLVVNGAGAAAIACVELVKAVGLPHENVILCDSKGVVHRGRTDLNQWKSAHAQDTPLRTLEEALAGADAFFGLSVKGAVTPAMVAVMAPRPIIFAMANPDPEITPEDVRSVRQDAIMATGRSDYPNQINNVLGFPYIFRGALDVRARTINDEMKIAAAKAIAALAREDVPDEVAAAYAGRRLRYGPDYIIPVPFDPRLIAAIPPAVAEAAMRSGVARRPIIDMESYRRELSARLDPTAASLQALAAEVQTRPQRVVFAEGEEEKMIRAALAFRNAGYGTPILIGREERIRETITSLGLGTTLDGLEIQNAKLSYHTKHYTDFMYRRLQRRGSLYRDVQRMVNQDRNVFAACMVALEDADAMVTGTTRHFHSCLNDVLRVVDPTPNELVFSVTLMIARGRTVFIADTNVHEAPTAEELADIATQAAALARRMGHEPRVALLSYSTFGAPVGRTPDRSRQAVAILEERRVTFEFEGEIGAHVALDPELLSLYPFCRLSGPANVLIMPGLHSANISSKLLQKMGGATAIGPILMGLSRPCQIVPMDATVSDILHMATVAAAEAGR